The following coding sequences lie in one Rissa tridactyla isolate bRisTri1 chromosome Z, bRisTri1.patW.cur.20221130, whole genome shotgun sequence genomic window:
- the ALDOB gene encoding fructose-bisphosphate aldolase B, with protein MTHQFPALSPEQKKALSDIAQRIVASGKGILAADESVGTMGNRLQRINVENTEENRRAFREILFSSDASINQSIGGVILFHETLYQKDSNGKPFPALIKEKGIVVGIKLDKGTAPLAGTNGETTIQGLDGLAERCAQYKKDGADFGKWRAVLKITSTTPSQLAIQENANTLARYASICQQNGLVPIVEPEILPDGDHDLQRCQYVTEKVLAAVYKALNDHHVYLEGTLLKPNMVMAGHSCPKKYTAQDVAIATVTTLLRTVPAAVPGICFLSGGQSEEEASVNLNAMNQLSLPKPWKLTFSYGRALQASALAAWVGKNENKKAAQEAFRKRAQINGLACRGQYVVAGKTDTAATQSLFTASYTY; from the exons ATGACCCACCAATTCCCAGCGCTGTCTCCAGAGCAGAAGAAAGCTCTTTCAGACATTGCTCAGCGTATTGTGGCTTCAGGAAAGGGGATCTTAGCTGCAGATGAATCAGTGG GTACCATGGGGAACCGGCTGCAGAGGATCAATGTAGAGAACACGGAGGAGAATCGCCGAGCTTTTCGAGAGATCCTCTTCTCTTCAGATGCTTCCATCAACCAGAGCATTGGGGGAGTGATCCTCTTCCATGAGACACTCTATCAGAAAGACAGCAATGGAAAGCCATTTCCAGCTCTCATCAAAGAAAAAGGCATTGTGGTGGGAATAAAG CTGGATAAGGGCACAGCCCCCCTAGCAGGAACAAATGGAGAAACCACCATCCAAG GGCTGGACGGACTAGCTGAGCGCTGTGCCCAGTACAAAAAAGATGGTGCTGACTTTGGCAAGTGGCGTGCAGTGCTGAAGATCACCAGCACAACACCCTCTCAACTCGCCATCCAAGAGAATGCCAATACATTGGCCCGCTATGCCAGCATCTGCCAGCAG aatggCTTAGTGCCCATTGTGGAGCCAGAAATCTTGCCTGATGGAGACCATGATCTCCAGCGCTGTCAGTATGTCACAGAAAAG GTTCTGGCTGCTGTCTACAAGGCCTTGAATGATCATCATGTGTACCTTGAAGGGACACTGCTGAAACCCAACATGGTGATGGCTGGGCATTCCTGCCCCAAGAAGTACACCGCTCAGGATGTAGCCATAGCAACTGTCACTACTCTTCTCCGCACCgttcctgctgctgttcctg GAATCTGCTTCCTGTCTGGAGGTCAGAGTGAAGAGGAGGCATCTGTCAACCTGAACGCCATGAATCAGTTGTCTCTACCTAAGCCTTGGAAACTGACCTTTTCATATGGGAGAGCCCTGCAAGCCTCTGCCCTGGCAGCATGGGTGGGCAAAAACGAGAACAAGAAGGCTGCACAGGAGGCCTTCCGCAAGCGGGCACAG atTAACGGTTTGGCTTGCAGAGGACAGTATGTCGTGGCTGGGAAGACTGACACAGCTGCCACACAGTCACTTTTCACTGCCAGCTACACCTACTGA
- the MRPL50 gene encoding 39S ribosomal protein L50, mitochondrial isoform X2, with protein MAAVVGLRVAAWRLGVGVPARRAFWGGLRKEEKEVEVDKVIPQEKSEPSLICPPPRSRSYLPPEDIQSCIESHVKEVFGPSLPDKWQQTPLKENRLKYRLLAQLAAELGHAVPNSQLHLMRSAEDVLNFYSTPVKDASKFDELCAAELPPNLKITWQQ; from the exons ATGGCGGCGGTGGTTGGGCTGCGGGTGGCGGCATGGCGGCTGGGTGTCGGCGTTCCGGCGCGCAGGGCGTTTTGGGGCGGCTTGAG gaaggaggaaaaagaagtagaAGTAGACAAAGTAATTCCTCAAGAGAAAAGTGAACCCAGCCTGATCTGTCCCCCACCACGGAGCAGGAGCTATCTTCCCCCAGAGGATATACAGAGCTGTATTGAGTCTCACGTCAAGGAGGTTTTTGGACCCTCACTTCCTGATAAATGGCAGCAGACACCCCTCAAAGAGAACAGGTTAAAGTATCGCCTCCTGGCTCAGCTGGCAGCAGAACTTGGTCACGCTGTCCCCAATTCACAGCTCCACCTGATGCGCAGTGCTGAGGATGTCTTGAATTTCTATAGCACTCCTGTGAAGGATGCGTCCAAGTTTGATGAACTGTGCGCTGCAGAGCTACCCCCAAACCTGAAGATCACCTGGCAGCAGTGA
- the MRPL50 gene encoding 39S ribosomal protein L50, mitochondrial isoform X1, translating into MAAVVGLRVAAWRLGVGVPARRAFWGGLRKEEKEVEVDKVIPQEKSEPSLICPPPRSRSYLPPEDIQSCIESHVKEVFGPSLPDKWQQTPLKENRLKYRLLAQLAAELGHAVPNSQLHLMRSAEDVLNFYSTPVKDASKFDELCAAELPPNLKITWQQYFSPSEVQPSRFQLHTRVRSCRD; encoded by the exons ATGGCGGCGGTGGTTGGGCTGCGGGTGGCGGCATGGCGGCTGGGTGTCGGCGTTCCGGCGCGCAGGGCGTTTTGGGGCGGCTTGAG gaaggaggaaaaagaagtagaAGTAGACAAAGTAATTCCTCAAGAGAAAAGTGAACCCAGCCTGATCTGTCCCCCACCACGGAGCAGGAGCTATCTTCCCCCAGAGGATATACAGAGCTGTATTGAGTCTCACGTCAAGGAGGTTTTTGGACCCTCACTTCCTGATAAATGGCAGCAGACACCCCTCAAAGAGAACAGGTTAAAGTATCGCCTCCTGGCTCAGCTGGCAGCAGAACTTGGTCACGCTGTCCCCAATTCACAGCTCCACCTGATGCGCAGTGCTGAGGATGTCTTGAATTTCTATAGCACTCCTGTGAAGGATGCGTCCAAGTTTGATGAACTGTGCGCTGCAGAGCTACCCCCAAACCTGAAGATCACCTGGCAGCA GTACTTCAGTCCCTCTGAGGTCCAACCTTCGCGCTTCCAGCTGCACACCCGTGTGAGAAGCTGCAGGGACTAA